The DNA sequence ATGTATTTGTATGCATAATTAGGCCTTTTGTTTTCTCTTCAATACAAGAAATATGTATTTGTCACGTTTAAGGTCGATATATTCTTTTCTGTTATCCATCATATCTTGTCTCTTTTTCTTTAGAAATATACAACTTTTTTTTCTGAACAGATGCCCACTTTAGTTGATTTTTTAATGAAGGTGTCCTAAGCATTAATGTTGAGTAGTTTTTCTTATGTGTTGATCAGCGAAAAGTCTGGAGTTTTTGTTTGTTCCATTGTGGAGCTGAATTTATAGCCTCTTTCGAAAAGGTGTACAGCGAGGCGAATGTGCTGATGTCTATTGTCCTTCCAAAGGGGGCAATGCTGTCACTGCTAGGTATTATAAGGCGCCAAGGTCCCTTATTTTCCTAGGCACTTGCCTCGATAAACTGAGGTgctttgttttaaaaaaatatgaaaataaattgagAAAGGTAATCATTATTCACAAGAATAGGGATGAGAGGGAAATGGTGACAATAATTGTTGGTTGTGGAGAGTAGAGcggcgaagaaaggggagaaaagagagagagacagagaataGAGAATAAATGCAGGCTGCCTCAATTGAGGTGCTTGCTTAAGTGGGACTCAATTGCTCACTCAGGGTTCAAGGCGCTCAAGAAGATTAACTAAGTGTTAAACAATGTTTTATAACTTTTGGTAGTTAGGCTAAAGAAACTAACATTTGAGTGCAATGAGCTGTCTCCAAGGAACATtggaatatgcatttgtcatgatCATTAGATTATGGAAGAAGAATTTCCTTTATCAATCATTTGGGGTTAAGCTTATAGGGTATGAGATCTAGAAAGATTTGATTAATGTAACCGTGATTATTTTTTGTAATATCAAAATGTTGGAACTAAGATCATCAGGTTtattatcagaaaaaaaaaataaacatctACAAGGAGATGCAAATTATTCAACTACTACAGAAAATTTTGCAATtatattttttctcatttataaGACATGAGAAGTTTTTTATTCATACTTGGAGGTTAAAAGTTTCTAGACTTTAGCCATACGAGGTTAATGTCTTGACATTCTTGTTACAATTGGACTTGCTTGAACAATgtgtatatttttttaattgtacAGTGTTCAACTTTCACCTTGGAGTAGTAATAGAAGGAAAACTTCCGGTGTCttaatattttaaactttttGTAATTTTGGTCGTAGGTGATAGTGACTACCTGAATCATCTAAATGTAATTTGTTAATGCTGCTTAGTATCACCCAAGTTCTTGCCAGCTGCTATATCACCTTGTTGCTTTGTGTGCGTGATTAATGACCATGAAAGCTAGATGGCTATGGATGTGGTCAGTTCTATTGTGATCCATCTTGACAATGTTTTGACTTTTGTCTTGCCAAGGATTGGAGTCAGATCACACAATTCATTTGGTACGTGGTTTAACATCACCAGCTGCATCTGCTGATGTGACAACAGCTAGCAATGGAGCTTCAAGGATTCCTGCCAACAGTGCTGGTGTTGAGAATGGTGGTACTAATGAAGGTCGGCGATTTGGAGGAGCTGATATTGGAGGCTCACTCTTTCCTGGCCTTGGTGAAAACAGAAGAGATGGTAATGGATCAGGTTTTTTGGGATTTGGCTTACCGGATATTAATCAGATGCAGCAGCAGCTTGCTCAAAATCCTAACATGATGAGAGAAATAATGAATATGCCTGCCGTTCAGAGTCTGATGAATAACCCTGACCTACTGCGAAACATGATAATGAATAATCCTCAAATGCGTGAGATCATAGACCGCAATCCTGATTTTGCGCATGTCCTCAATGATCCCAGTACTCTCCGGCAATCTTTGGAAGTTATGAGGAATCCTGAACTCATGAGAGAATTGATGCGGAACACTGATAGGGCTATGAGCAACATTGAGGCATCCCCAGAAGGATTTAATGCTCTTAGGCGCATGTACGAAACTGTTCAGGAACCATTTCTGAATGCTACAACAGGGTCAGGGAACATGGGGAATGATTTGGCTCAAAACCCATTTGCAGCACTTTTGGGGAATCAGAGTGCTTCGCAGGCTAGAGATCAGACAGCAAATCATTCTGGTACTGGTTCTGATGTCACAACCGAGTCTGCTGCACCAAATAGTAACCCACTTCCAAACCCATGGAGCAGTACTGGTAAGTTGCTTTGTAATCTTCTTATGGTTTgttgtttttatttattaaaagttAATGCCACAGCAGGAGGTGCACAGTCTACAAACTCGAGACCTGTGCCTGCAAATGATGGAAGATCTCCAGGTGTTGCTGGGTTAGGTGGGCTTGGTTTACCAGACTTGGAAAGGATGGCTGGGGGCATGCCAGATCCATCCCTTATGAATCAGCTTCTGCAGAACCCAGCCATTATGC is a window from the Musa acuminata AAA Group cultivar baxijiao chromosome BXJ2-1, Cavendish_Baxijiao_AAA, whole genome shotgun sequence genome containing:
- the LOC103985355 gene encoding ubiquitin domain-containing protein DSK2a isoform X2; translated protein: MGTDGDSCGAGDSDAVGGCAAVTVHVRCSNGSKFSVQIALDSTVGAFKAALVEKCDVPAEQQRLIYKGRILKDEHTLESYGLESDHTIHLVRGLTSPAASADVTTASNGASRIPANSAGVENGGTNEGRRFGGADIGGSLFPGLGENRRDGNGSGFLGFGLPDINQMQQQLAQNPNMMREIMNMPAVQSLMNNPDLLRNMIMNNPQMREIIDRNPDFAHVLNDPSTLRQSLEVMRNPELMRELMRNTDRAMSNIEASPEGFNALRRMYETVQEPFLNATTGSGNMGNDLAQNPFAALLGNQSASQARDQTANHSGTGSDVTTESAAPNSNPLPNPWSSTGGAQSTNSRPVPANDGRSPGVAGLGGLGLPDLERMAGGMPDPSLMNQLLQNPAIMQMMQSLLSNPQFMNQVLDPQLGGMLGSNSQLRDMLQNPELIRQLTSPETLQQLLSFQQSLVSQVVRQQSSQEQNQTGGGTAGTMNNNGLELLMNMFGGLGSGAGVPSNPDVPPEERYATQLSQLQEMGFLNTQENIRALSATSGNVHAAVDWLLRNLDR
- the LOC103985355 gene encoding ubiquitin domain-containing protein DSK2a isoform X1 — encoded protein: MGTDGDSCGAGDSDAVGGCAAVTVHVRCSNGSKFSVQIALDSTVGAFKAALVEKCDVPAEQQRLIYKGRILKDEHTLESYGLESDHTIHLVRGLTSPAASADVTTASNGASRIPANSAGVENGGTNEGRRFGGADIGGSLFPGLGENRRDGNGSGFLGFGLPDINQMQQQLAQNPNMMREIMNMPAVQSLMNNPDLLRNMIMNNPQMREIIDRNPDFAHVLNDPSTLRQSLEVMRNPELMRELMRNTDRAMSNIEASPEGFNALRRMYETVQEPFLNATTGSGNMGNDLAQNPFAALLGNQSASQARDQTANHSGTGSDVTTESAAPNSNPLPNPWSSTAGGAQSTNSRPVPANDGRSPGVAGLGGLGLPDLERMAGGMPDPSLMNQLLQNPAIMQMMQSLLSNPQFMNQVLDPQLGGMLGSNSQLRDMLQNPELIRQLTSPETLQQLLSFQQSLVSQVVRQQSSQEQNQTGGGTAGTMNNNGLELLMNMFGGLGSGAGVPSNPDVPPEERYATQLSQLQEMGFLNTQENIRALSATSGNVHAAVDWLLRNLDR